The following are encoded in a window of Malassezia japonica chromosome 7, complete sequence genomic DNA:
- a CDS encoding uncharacterized protein (EggNog:ENOG503NY8A; TransMembrane:1 (n3-13c18/19o787-805i); COG:S; CAZy:CE4; SECRETED:SignalP(1-18)), whose translation MQLSSTFVVSLLAATASASVLQVVPGNGPAVKQARGMSRRAAATNAAQYASIQDPTQECTYYGNDGVTQMKNQNDYPAVSQIASIVQGDSDAQKVWQDIQSSGIIPSDVQVKMDSNGQHMDINMGSYDRQQDPDCWWSATACKQPKHQGLVADIYTCPEPSTWGLTFDDGPNCTHNAFYDFLSQNKLKATMFYIGSNVVNWPYQAQRGLVDGHDICVHTWSHRYMTTLSNEQVFAELYYTARVIKKVIGVTPSCWRPPYGDTDDRVRAIAYGLGLRTILWQEDTNDWNIQPSGDQTTQQIDQNYQNIINKASSESPIVLTHEIDQYTMDEFQKMYPKIKNAFKNVVPLTACQNVSNPYPDAKISYPNFSDFVGGKVNASGLPDGNSIAVNPSASYSPSALNKTSGGYAHPNSGSNSTTDARRAQASNAAQFATIHDNTQCQPYGVDAVTQMKNQKDFPPVGQIASIIQGDSQAQQIWQEIQNSGIVPSDVQVKQDSTNGQHMGTSANGYNVQQDPDCWWTANSCKQPKHQGLITDLYTCPEPDTWGLTFDDGPNCTHNAFYDFLSQNKLKATLFYIGTNSDQVFAELYYTAKIIKQIIGVTPTCWRPPYGDVDDRVRAIAQGLGLRTIVWEEDTDDWNIQPGGNQPTSKIDSNYQNIINKAQSESPIVLTHEINQQTMDEFTKLYPKVKNAYKNLVPLTACQNITKPYADGDITYPAFSDFVSGKVNASGLPNGNTIKVDPSAKYTPQELNKTQNGYGHPQDGSQASSSSGSGGSEKSSKSAAAPRAYASPVFSLLAVVLIFLYFG comes from the exons ATGCAGCTGAGCAGCACGTTTGTTGTCTCCCTTCTTGCTGCGACTGCCTCGGCTAGTGTCCTGCAGGTCGTGCCGGGAAATGGTCCGGCGGTAAAGCAAGCCCGCGGAATgagccgtcgcgccgctgctaCGAACGCCGCCCAGTACGCCTCGATCCAGGACCCTACGCAGGAGTGCACCTACTACGGCAATGATGGCGTTACTCAGATGAAGAACCAGAACGACTACCCAGCTGTGAGCCAGATTGCTTCTATCGTTCAGGGTGACAGTGATGCCCAGAAGGTTTGGCAAGACATCCAGAGCTCTGGCATCATCCCCTCGGATGTACAGGTCAAGATGGACAGCAACGGTCAGCACATGGATATCAATATGGGCAGCTATGACCGTCAGCAGGACCCTGATTGTTGGTGGTCGGCCACTGCCTGCAAGCAGCCCAAGCACCAAGGACTTGTTGCCGACATCTACACTTGCCCTGAGCCGAGCACCTGGGGTCTCACGTTTGACGATGGTCCTAACTGCACACACAATGCCTTCTACGACTTCCTGAGCCAGAACAAGCTCAAGGCCACGATGTTCTACATTGGTAGCAACGTCGTGAACTGGCCTTACCAGGCCCAGCGTGGTCTTGTGGATGGTCACGACATTTGTGTGCACACCTGGTCGCACCGCTACATGACCACCCTGTCGAACGAGCAAGTGTTTGCTGAGCTGTATTACACTGCCAGGGTGATCAAGAAGGTCATTGGTGTCaccccgagctgctggCGTCCTCCGTACGGTGACACTGACGACCGTGTGCGTGCCATTGCCTATGGTCTTGGTCTCCGTACCATTCTTTGGCAGGAGGATACGAACGACTGGAATATCCAGCCCAGTGGCGACCAGACTACGCAGCAGATTGACCAGAACTATCAGAACATTATCAACAAGGCTAGCAGCGAGAGCCCTATCGTGCTGACTCACGAAATCGACCAATACACGATGGACGAGTTCCAGAAGATGTACCCCAAGATCAAGAATGCGTTCAAGAACGTTGTTCCTCTGACTGCCTGCCAGAACGTCTCGAACCCTTACCCGGATGCGAAGATCTCGTACCCCAACTTTAGCGACTTTGTCGGCGGCAAGGTCAATGCCTCGGGCCTTCCGGATGGCAATTCGATTGCCGTCAACCCTAGCGCCTCGTACTCGCCCTCTGCGCTGAACAAGACCAGTGGCGGTTACGCCCACCCCAACTCTGGATCCA ACAGTACTACGGATGC CCGCCGTGCTCAGGCCAGTAATGCAGCACAATTTGCTACCATCCATGACAACACGCAGTGCCAACCCTACGGCGTGGATGCAGTGACGCAAATGAAAAACCAAAAGGACTTCCCCCCCGTGGGCCAAATTGCCTCTATCATCCAAGGCGACAGtcaggcgcagcagatcTGGCAAGAGATCCAAAACTCTGGCATTGTCCCTTCTGACGTGCAAGTCAAACAAGACAGCACGAATGGGCAGCACATGGGCACCTCTGCAAATGGCTACAATGTTCAACAAGACCCTGACTGCTGGTGGACGGCAAACAGCTGCAAGCAACCCAAGCACCAAGGCCTCATCACCGACCTGTACACGTGCCCTGAGCCGGACACTTGGGGCCTTACCTTTGATGATGGCCCTAATTGCACGCACAACGCCTTCTATGACTTCCTGAGCCAGAACAAGCTCAAGGCCACTCTCTTTTACATTGGTACCAAT AGTGACCAGGTATTTGCTGAGCTCTACTACACTGCCAAGATCATCAAGCAAATTATTGGCGTAACGCCTACATGCTGGCGCCCTCCGTATGGTGACGTGGATGatcgcgtgcgcgccatcGCCCAAGGTCTTGGCCTTCGTACCATCGTTTGGGAGGAGGACACGGACGACTGGAACATTCAGCCGGGAGGTAACCAGCCTACTTCTAAGATTGACTCAAACTACCAGAACATTATCAACAAGGCTCAAAGCGAGAGCCCCATTGTACTCACGCATGAAATCAACCAGCAGACCATGGATGAATTCACCAAATTGTACCCCAAGGTCAAGAACGCTTACAAAAACCTCGTTCCTCTCACCGCATGCCAGAACATCACGAAGCCGTACGCAGATGGCGACATTACCTACCCTGCTTTCAGTGACTTTGTCAGCGGCAAGGTCAATGCTTCCGGCCTTCCGAATGGAAACACGATCAAGGTGGACCCCTCTGCCAAGTATACTCCCCAAGAACTTAACAAGACACAGAACGGCTACGGTCATCCTCAAGATGGATCACAGGCATCTAGCTCTAGCGGCTCTGGTGGCTCCGAAAAGAGCTCCAAGAGCGCTGCCGCCCCACGCGCCTATGCGAGCCCTGTTTTCTCCTTGCTCGCCGTGGTGCTGATCTTCCTGTACTTTGGTTAA
- a CDS encoding uncharacterized protein (EggNog:ENOG503NY8A; COG:S; CAZy:CE4), with translation MLHIVPGQVEARGVAPAEQAADRVVKGHRGFSRRAQATNEAEYAGLHDNTQCSPYGDNGVTEMKNQKDFPTVSQIANIVQGDDEAQKIWKDVQGMGLIPSGAKPKTADNSGGQSMGINMQGYDNKDDPDCWWSASGCKKPKQKGLVEDLYTCPEPDTWGLTFDDGPNCTHNAFYDFLKKEKLKATLFYIGSNVVNWPYQAQRGLVDGHDVCVHTWSHRYMTTLSNEQVFAELYYTSKVIKQIIGITPSCWRPPYGDTDDRVRAIAQGLGLRTIIWEEDTDDWNIQPGGQKSTQQIDQNYQKIIDKANSESPIVLTHEINQNTMDEFQKMYPKIKNAFKNVVPLTACQNVSKPYPDSDISYPGFSDFTSGKINPSGLPDGNSIKVNPSAKYSPQELSKEKNGYGNPQSSSGSSGGSSSSSSSSNKEGKNGAAGVSSAHAAVAAFAGAAALSAVALL, from the coding sequence ATGTTGCACATTGTGCCCGGCCAGGTCGAGGCCCGTGGTGTGGCTCCTGCTGAGCAGGCTGCCGACCGTGTGGTCAAGGGCCACCGCGGCTTTAGCCGTCGTGCCCAGGCTACCAACGAGGCTGAGTACGCTGGTCTTCACGACAACACGCAGTGCAGTCCCTACGGCGACAACGGTGTTACTGAGATGAAGAACCAGAAGGACTTCCCTACGGTTAGCCAGATTGCTAACATCGTCcagggcgacgacgaggcccAGAAGATCTGGAAGGATGTCCAGGGTATGGGCCTGATTCCCTCGGGTGCCAAGCCCAAGACGGCTGACAACTCGGGTGGCCAGAGCATGGGTATCAACATGCAGGGCTACGACAACAAGGACGACCCTGACTGTTGGtggtcggcctcgggctgCAAGAAGCCGAAGCAGAAGGGCCTTGTGGAGGACCTCTACACTTGCCCTGAGCCGGACACTTGGGGTCTTACCTTTGACGACGGTCCTAACTGCACGCACAACGCCTTCTACGACTTCCTGAAGAAGGAGAAGCTCAAGGCTACTCTGTTCTACATCGGCAGCAACGTCGTGAACTGGCCCTACCAGGCCCAGCGCGGTCTTGTGGATGGTCACGACGTCTGCGTGCACACCTGGTCGCACCGCTACATGACCACCCTGTCGAACGAGCAAGTGTTTGCTGAGCTGTACTACACCTCGAAGGTGATTAAGCAGATCATTGGTATTaccccgagctgctggCGTCCTCCGTACGGTGACACTGACGATCGTGTGCGTGCCATTGCGCAGGGTCTTGGTCTCCGTACTATCATTTGGGAGGAAGACACGGACGACTGGAACATCCAGCCCGGTGGCCAGAAGTCGACCCAGCAGATTGACCAGAACTACCAGAAGATCATCGACAAGGCCAACAGCGAGAGCCCCATTGTCCTCACGCACGAGATCAACCAGAACACGATGGACGAGTTCCAGAAGATGTACCCGAAGATCAAGAATGCGTTCAAGAACGTTGTTCCTCTGACTGCCTGCCAGAACGTCTCGAAGCCTTACCCTGACAGCGACATCAGCTACCCCGGCTTCAGTGACTTTACTAGCGGCAAGATCAACCCCTCTGGTCTTCCGGATGGCAACTCGATCAAGGTGAACCCCAGTGCCAAGTACAGTCCGCAGGAGCTGTCCAAGGAGAAGAACGGTTACGGCAACCCCCAGTCCAGCTCTGGCTCGTCGGGTGGCTcttcgagcagctcgtccagcagCAACAAGGAGGGCAAGAACGGCGCCGCTGGCGTTTCTAGTGCCCACGCTGCCGTGGCTGCCTTTgctggcgccgccgctctcTCTGCGGTTGCTCTTCTGTAA
- a CDS encoding uncharacterized protein (EggNog:ENOG503NY8A; COG:S; CAZy:CE4) — MMARANPSTAADMAKVEDPQQQCKPYGLPNSQDLAKTYPKAGQIADIVTGDDTAGKVYKEILDSGLLPKNLQPKKGTSDNMGIDQGASDSYNTQQDTDCWWTATGCTQPKNKKYVDDIVSCPEPNTWGLTFDDGPNCSHNAFYDYLKQQKLKATLFYIGTNVVDWPLQAQRGLSDGHDVCVHTWSHHYMTTLTTTQVFAELYYTMRIIKDVIGVTPRCWRPPFGDVDDRVRAVAQGLGLRTIIWDNDTDDWNISPDGQASTQQIDSNYQNIIKQGKNGTTNDHGVVVLTHELTNNTMGEFIKMFPKIKSAYKNIVPLSACFNATNPYVENQPTYNNFADFTSGKIDAKNLPDPSNMKVNVNSSITITPEKNQTKAGGFSAASVKQAANGGSSSNSNSGSSNSSSSGGSGGSSGSSDSSDDSQNKAQSGNGAASVRVPILATLMATGLIAVTLSA, encoded by the coding sequence ATGATGGCGCGTGCCAACCCCTCGACTGCTGCCGACATGGCCAAGGTTGAGGACCCGCAACAGCAGTGCAAGCCCTACGGTCTTCCCAACAGCCAGGACCTCGCCAAGACGTACCCCAAGGCTGGCCAAATCGCCGACATTGTTACCGGTGATGACACCGCTGGTAAGGTGTACAAGGAGATCCTTGACTCTGGTCTCCTCCCCAAGAACCTCCAGCCGAAGAAGGGTACCTCGGACAACATGGGAATCGACCAGGGTGCCTCGGACTCGTACAACACCCAGCAGGACACTGACTGCTGGTGGACTGCTACTGGTTGCACCCAGCCCAAGAACAAGAAGTACGTTGACGACATTGTCAGCTGCCCTGAGCCGAACACTTGGGGTTTGACCTTTGACGACGGTCCCAACTGCTCGCACAATGCCTTCTACGACTACCTGAAGCAGCAGAAGCTCAAGGCTACTCTGTTCTACATTGGTACCAACGTCGTTGACTGGCCCCTGCAGGCTCAGCGTGGTCTTAGCGATGGTCACGATGTCTGTGTGCATACTTGGTCGCACCACTACATGACCACGCTCACCACTACCCAGGTGTTTGCTGAGCTGTACTACACTATGCGCATCATCAAGGATGTCATTGGCGTTACTccgcgctgctggcgcCCTCCTTTCGGTGATGTCGATGACCGTGTCCGTGCTGTTGCCCAGGGTCTTGGTCTGCGCACCATTATCTGGGACAACGACACGGATGACTGGAACATCAGCCCTGACGGCCAGGCGAGCACCCAGCAGATCGACTCGAACTACCAGAACATCATTAAGCAGGGCAAGAACGGCACGACCAATGACCATGGTGTGGTTGTGCTCACGCACGAGCTTACGAACAACACGATGGGCGAGTTCATCAAGATGTTCCCCAAGATTAAGTCTGCGTACAAGAACATCGTGCCGCTTTCGGCCTGCTTCAACGCGACGAACCCTTACGTGGAGAACCAGCCGACGTACAACAACTTTGCCGACTTCACCAGTGGCAAGATTGACGCCAAGAATCTCCCTGACCCTAGCAACATGAAGGTCAACGTGAACTCGAGCATTACGATCACGCCCGAGAAGAACCAGACCAAGGCTGGCGGTTTCTCGGCTGCGTCGGTGAAGCAGGCTGCCAACGgtggctcgtcgagcaacAGCAACTCGGGTAGCTCGaacagctcgagcagcggtGGTAGCGGTGGCAGCAGTGGCAGCAGCGACTCCTCGGACGACAGCCAGAACAAGGCCCAGAGCGGTAACGGTGCTGCCTCGGTCCGGGTCCCCATCCTCGCCACTCTTATGGCTACTGGTCTCATTGCCGTTACTCTGTCGGCCTAA